From the genome of Solanum lycopersicum chromosome 12, SLM_r2.1:
AGAGGAGATCTCAAGGCAAagttttttgtgtgtgtttttgtCTTTCAGGTGTTTTTTTTGGGCTTAATATGGGCTTTTTCATTCACTTTCTCTTTTGGGCCAATGTTTGGTTGATTTGGTTTGGTGGGCTTTTAAATttagattttgaaagaaaaagggAGGTTGGTggaggtgggggtggggggtaggGGTAACGACTTTTCGGGTGTATTTTACGAGAATGATCTCGGATGTGGATTATTTTGAACTTTTGACCTTATTGTCGGCTACCACGTGATGTTATTATGTTACTAATAGCTTGTATAGATACAAGTgaattcaagattttttttttaattataatagatTCAACTTTTAAGATCTTTAGCATTGATATCATTATGACGTTAATATTATGAGCGTAGATCTAATATTTATTAGGATTTAACagattattatatacatatgagagagagagagtgtgtaTTTATGTTGGAAGTTATAGATTCAAATTAATTCGTAGTTGAAAGACTACGTACGCCTTTATTTGGATGGTTATTACTTACTATTTCATATtgtattatagtatatttatttgaTGGACGTAACGTTTAGATAGATTATACATTGTACCAGTCATTGTTATACCTTTTGGAATTATGGTTTCATTAAAATAGGATATGATGtagaattattataaaataaaataggaagtaggataaaaagtaaaaaagaaatattatataataatatttgcaAGGCGAGATAAGGTAAAGTAAATAAGATTACGACCTGATCACATCAAATTGGATATTATATAAACTGACAATTTTCATTATTGTTACATAACAATGAgtttaacaatacaatatagtaaactttaaataacaatcaaaacaaatattatacTTAAAGCGACACTACGGTATATGAATGTATAGGTAAAAACTAGTCTTACTcacaaatacttttttttttaaaaaactcatTTCTCAATCAATGTCGAATATCCATATTAGAGCCCAATTACTTCTAAATTTATGccgaaaaatttcatattatgataAAGCATTCcctaatatatatacacactcaAACAACTTGAAGTTTAAAAGTAGTTTCTAaacctaatatatatatatatattctaaataACAAAGTCATCAACGTGACATATGGTAAACAAATACTCTATTAAGtcaatgaaaattaaaagactAAAACATGCACCATGCCATTAAGTTTTAAGAGAATGCTTCATGCTATATAACTAAATAAAGTTGTTAAAATAAACCTAtaaattgattcaaaatttcccttataattaacttaaatttcTTTCATTTCACAAAATATTCAATCCAAATTATGGATACCTCTTCCTATATACCACTCATTGGAGtacttattttcttatattttattttcaaaaaaaataaaaactgcTCTACTTCGAAACAAGCACCCGAGCCAGCTGGTGCCTGGCCCATAATCGGCCATCTCCCCTTATTAGGCGGCACAGATCAACTTCTATATCGAACGCTCGGTGCCATGGCCGATAATTATGGGCCAGCATTTAATCTAAGGCTCGGCACTCGCCGAGCCTTTGTGGTTAGTAGTTGGGAAATGGCTAAAGAATGTTTTACTTTGAATGACAAGGCCTTAGCCAGCCGGCCCACAACTGTGGCTGCAAAACATATGGGCTATGGTTATGCGGTTTTCGGGTTCGCACCTTATAGCCCTTTTTGGCGCGAGATGAGAAAAATTGCAATGTTTGAACTTTTATCAAATCGAAGACTTGATACCCTCAAGTATGTTCAAGTGTCCGAAGTGGATATGGGGATCCAAGCGTTATACAAATTATGGGTCGATAACAATTCTGACAGGTAAACTTAGTTAAGTCAAAATTAACAAATAGATGGTCATTATGATATAACATTCAAATTTTGTACTTTTTATTATATCACGACCTAACTTTAACACCTTTAAACTCGCAGACCAATACTGGTAGAGCTCAAAAGGTGGTTCGAGGACTTAACCCTAAACGTTATCGTTAGAATGGTAGCCGGAAAACGTTATTTTGGCGCCGGAGCAACGTGTGATAACGATGATGAAGCTAGAAGATGTCAAAAAgcaataaatcaattttttcatttaattggAATTTTTGTACCATCAGATGCATTTCCAATTTTAGGTTTTTTGGATATAAATGGACATGAAAAAGCCATGAAAAAAACAGCTAAAGAGCTTGATTTTATACTCGAAGGATGGTTAAAAGAACATCGAGAAAAACGAAAATGTACAAGTATTGAAGCAAAGAGTACTACTGATTCCGCGGTACAAGATTTTATCGATGTTATGTTATCACTAGAAGAAGAAGGTAGACTCTCTAATTTTCCATATGATGCTGATACAAGTATCAAGTCTACTTGCCTGGTATGTTCTCGAGTTCAAAAAAGTCTAATTTTAATTATACGTGATATATTTATCAAGAGACTAACGTGGTATATGTATCGTTCAAAGTATTTTATCTAcgtaattcaaattttaaaacatttttttaaaaaaaatcactattaGTATAGTATATAGTTGTTGTAATGCTATATTACTTATTGTCAAGTTGCCAATTTTAGGAGTTCTTTGGActaaaatcaaaacataaaggGTATAATAGTCCTAATTTTTAATAGTTAAGGGGCAATTTTGACCTTTACCCTTTTTTAACACATATATCGTTATATCTGTGTGACGTAGTTGTAAATGTATAGTTACCTTTAGATCGATACGATgtgtaaaatttatatatatgacgAATTTAACTCTCCTTGCTCACCGAAGGGAGCAACAAAGCTTACGTAGGTTTTATCTTTCTGTCACGAGAACAAGAGCATGGTTCTCAACGATATTTTTATTCATACAAAAGTTACTGAGTTTTCGAGAATCCGCGCCTGAtatttacatgttttttttttgtgtaggcACTTATTCTTGGAGGGAGTGACACAACAGCAGGGACACTAACATGGGCCATTTCATTACTACTAAATAATcctaaaatattaagaaaagcACAAGAAGAAATTGATAATCATATTGGAAAAAATAGACAAATTGATGAATCagacataaataatttaatttatattcaagcTATTATTAAAGAAACGTTACGTTTATACCCTGCTGGTCCATTATTAGGACCAAGAGAAGCAATGGATAATTGTGAAATTAGTGGCTATAAAATTACCCCTGGTACTAGATTAATAGTAAATGTGTGGAAAATACAAAGAGATCCAAGAATTTGGGAAAACCCTAATTGTTTCAATCCAGATAGATTCTTGACGAGTAACGTTGATGTGAAAGGTAAAGATTTCGAGCTCATTCCCTTTGGTTCTGGTAGACGATCTTGTCCTGGTGCGTCTTTGGCTCTACAAGTTCTTCATTTGACATTGGCGCGTATTCTTCATGCTTTTGAGTTTACTAAGCCTATTGACGATCAACCTATTGACTTGACCGAGAGCCCGGGGTTGACTATACCTAAAGCAACGCCATTGGATGTTCTCGTTGCTCCGCGCCTTAGTGCCAACCTCTATGGTTGTTGATGCATATGTTATCGATCGTTAGAATCAACCAGTTCAAGTTGATCGATTAACCCCTCCTTTCTATCGCATAATAATACAAGTTTGTACCtttcatttcataatatatgtAATTTCTTTATCTATTCTGCTTTGTTCTCGTTCATTTAGACGATTCATCACTAAAACTATTTCTATACTAGATGTCAAACTGTATAacaattcttcttctttcttgaaTCGAACTCAAAACtagttatatttttcaaaacaaagaGTATTACAAACATTGGTTAGAAACCAATCCCTCAAAAAACCTAATAGGGTTGCTCTACAAGGTTCGTTCATAGAAAGTGAGTCAGAGCGGAAAATCAGGTTGAAAGGCGTATTCAATTGACACTAGGTGAATATTCCTGTACTAATCCTCATTTAAACGATTCATCAGTAAAACTATTTCTATGCTAGACGTCAAACTACCACAACGATTCTTTCTTGAATCAAACTCAAAACTAGTTATATTTTTCGAAACAAAGACTAACACTAACGTTCGTCAGAACCCAAACCTCTCGAGACAGACTAACACAAACATTCGTCGGAGCGTAAAAGGCGTACTCCATGGACAACAGGTGAATATTCTTGTACTACCCCTTGTTCAACATGTGAAAAAGAACATTAcataccaaaaaaattatatacttatataatataagaaaccAATGGCCAACAAATTTACACACCATTTAATTGTTACATATCTTACAATTTTACATTTTTCCATAACCCCCAACAAATCTTCTCTCTTTCCAAAAGAGTGTATGAAAAACACAACACACAACACACATCAAACACTTTTTCAAACATACCTAagttgctcagactcttcacTTTCAATGCCGCACTACTTTTGCAGACCCCGACACGCACCCCAAGCAACATAGACAAATTACAACATCTATTGAACCTCTCCATTGTGCATAATTGGTGCCATTTCAGAAACACTCCAAACTTTGACAGACTTATCAAGACTCCCACTATAAAGTACCCATTTTTTATCACTTGTTGTTGATTCTTTATCTTGTTCAACAGCCAAACATTTGACAGGTCCATTGTGTCCTGTCAACATAGACAAACATGTATGAACACAACCTTCTTTTCTCCAAACACAAATGTTCTTATCTGCTGATCCACTAAACACAAGATTACCAGCTGATTCAAGACACAACACAGCCAACTTATGACCTTTTAGTACACCACCATGTGTCCaactcttcttctctttttcccaAAAGTTCACAACACCATCAGATGAACCACAGTACACAACAGAACCAGACTTGTTAACGGCTAACGCAGTCACAGCACACTCCTGATTCAAAAGTGTGTGAACCAAAACATGTCGTATCGTCTTAGGTGTGAACTCTCTTTGCCATATCTTGACAGTACCATCAGCTGAACCGGTATAGACAACGCCATCAGCACTAGCTACGACTGAATTAACAGCGTCTTCGTGTGCTTTGACTGATTCGAGACATTTTGAACTGTCTGCTCTCCATACTTTGAATGTTCTGTCCCATGATGCAGAGTACAATAGGCCATGATTATGATCCATGCTTAAACAAGATATTGCATCCCAATGTTTGATCCAAATTGAAGCTTTGTTGTGTTTTGCTGACATGAAGTAATTGCTTGGCCTAATTGAAGCCTTGAAAATGTCAAAGAATGTTGGTAGAGTTCCAGCAGGCTTGAAACTACTAGGATTGTTAGGTTGCACCTGTTCAGATATAAAGTCTCGTAACTTTTAGATGAGCTGGTCATACGAGTTTATAAAAAGTATGAATTTGAGAAAATGCAAAAACATTTAGGAAGTTCCGCCTTTTTTATCTCATGCCGAGTCACAAAAAGCGCCTCAGAAAGGATGGACGAGAACCACATACAGGGAAACTTAAACACGTTCACGCATGTAGGAACAAAAGGCGAGCAACCCTTGAtcaaaatagtctagactttcttataacaaaaagtttcaaatttttttatagattttctCTGTTTCAGTTTATGTGAAATATTaccttttcatatttaaaaacaatttgaaTTCTCATTTTATTCTTAACCAGATACATTTATAGTCATACAAATAAcaaatgattaataaagaccTATGTACAAACAAATACTAAcacataaattaagaaaaaaagttatatatacaaacaaaacttcaattatTTCTACTCTATTAACACGGTATAATTTTTCGAAGAGGGGGTTTCAATTGAACTCCAACTCATTACAAGACAAGAGGTTGTCCTGGTACAATTCTCACCGCCATCCATTATCAAAACAATTTTTCACATGCTTTTtcccataaaaaaataaaataaaggtaaaaaagacaaatatactCCCGAACAATCGCAAATGATATGCAGATATCCTTCGTAATGCTTTAGGGACATTGTTATCCCTACAATCCAAAAACTAGAGTGTATATGCCCTTAACTCTAACGGAAGTCCAAATAGAGACACGTGGCACAATCTCATCCATCGATCCGATGTCGGATaggtggataagattatgagATGTGTATGTTCGTTAGTATAAAAGGTATATATGGtctagtttttggacggcaAGAGCATCAATGTCCGTAAAATATGACGGAGGTtatctgcataccatttacgatagttaaagggtatatttgtcctttttttctaaaataaaccAACACATGATCAAGAAACATGTTGAAATATAAcataatcaaacaaataatagtattactatttttttaaaaaagaaatagtatatatgtttgaaatttaaacGAGATGATCACATAATTCAACAGTACCTTCCAAACACGAACTTTTCCATCTTGATGACCGGTAAATATTTTATCTCCTGAAATAATAATAGCTTTAACAAGTCCACTATTTGATTTAAAAGCTGAAAATTCCTTCATATCTTTCCATACACGTATATTTTTGCTATCAGATCCGGTATAAAGAAGATCATTTTTCGTAGCTAAAGAATAAATATGTCCTTCTTCACGTACAAGTGAACCAATTAAACAAATTTTACGATTATTTTTCGTAACATCATcgttatcatcatcatttgtAGCATTTAAATTACAACTTTGGTTCCATGGTGACATATTCATAGGAGAATTTTCACAACTAACACGATCATACTCcgaaaatttacttttttgaaCGTTAAATTCATCGTCGTTATTCGTAGTAGATGACATGTTTATAAGATGAaagggatttttttttaattttttttttttttggaaattgtGGTGGATTATggatttattttgtttgttgtaTTTGACATTCTAGTTGTTTTTTCCaccataaaagaaaaagaaagagattttttttttatgtttaaaatatgAGAAGAAAAgatggaaaagaaaattaatgaattttgagAGAGTGGATGAGAGGTTTTGTAGGGAATATGGAAGGAggggaaaaagaaagaatgttttttttttaatttttaaatattatgaaatttataataataatataggaATGGAAATGAAGGGGTGATAAGATATTAGATAAATATATCGATAGTTCTAGAGTCAGAAATTTATATAACGGTTTATTTTTGAATCgttcatttcaattttaaaaggcGTAATCGAGCGAGCTAATTTTCTTGGTTTGCTAGGGTTTTAACTTATGAGTTATGAAGtgagataattttttaactGCAATCGTAATTCACAACTACATACATTTGAATCTTTTCTTCTATCAATGAATACAAgcgtttttttcttttagttttttattcGATGCTCGATATATGCAGAATGACAATTTTTTAACCGCGTTAATAAGTCATAActacattttttttgtgtttttcgtTATGTACATAGTATGCGTATTGGATCCCGGTTATTTTATATTTCCGCTGCATAGGGCTCCATTTAGGAGGAAACGCTTCCTAATTCCTACAAAAAAGAGATTGAACTTAGACACCTCTGATTAAGGAATGAACAGTCTCATCTActgcaatatatttttaaattttatattaaatatctcatataaaataaaatgaaaagaatattattttatcactagATTTATCCTATTATATTATCCTTCtacaattttaatttctatGCTATATTTTTGACACATAGAGTACATTGTTTAATTAACCAagcaattatttctttttcaagaaattttccAAGTGGAATACATCATTACAAATCctcaaaaaaggtaaaaataattataacttttttattttaccaaATTTGAACCATCTTTTATCACTACCAGTACCTTTCACATTCTGAATTATTTCACAAAAGAATgatattattctatattttgtagcaattaactttaaatttttcactacttaaaatttttcactatatttttaataaagtaatacaaatattaatgaCTCATATTAGaccataattataataaatctttcttaattttataactCCATGCCAAATATCAAACACTTTCATATAAATTGcaataaagtaaatatataatatcgCATGTCAATAAATATCGTgggtgaataaatatttttttcgaaTCTCCAAACCATACATGAGCTGCCAGGTGAGGAGTTAGAAAATTCTACAATTGCCTATTAAGGTGAAACACAAGAGGCACTAATCATTGCATTTCCATCTGTGAACTATGACTTtgtttcttttgccgatattcATTTTGAGgttcgattaatttaaattcgcataaaaaaatcttactTTGAAGAATAAAACACTCCTCCATCATTCAAAGATGATTTAACACTCAAGACTCGAATCTGAGATATCTGATTAAGGATGAAAGACTACTTCACA
Proteins encoded in this window:
- the LOC101267593 gene encoding xanthotoxin 5-hydroxylase CYP82C4; translation: MDTSSYIPLIGVLIFLYFIFKKNKNCSTSKQAPEPAGAWPIIGHLPLLGGTDQLLYRTLGAMADNYGPAFNLRLGTRRAFVVSSWEMAKECFTLNDKALASRPTTVAAKHMGYGYAVFGFAPYSPFWREMRKIAMFELLSNRRLDTLKYVQVSEVDMGIQALYKLWVDNNSDRPILVELKRWFEDLTLNVIVRMVAGKRYFGAGATCDNDDEARRCQKAINQFFHLIGIFVPSDAFPILGFLDINGHEKAMKKTAKELDFILEGWLKEHREKRKCTSIEAKSTTDSAVQDFIDVMLSLEEEGRLSNFPYDADTSIKSTCLALILGGSDTTAGTLTWAISLLLNNPKILRKAQEEIDNHIGKNRQIDESDINNLIYIQAIIKETLRLYPAGPLLGPREAMDNCEISGYKITPGTRLIVNVWKIQRDPRIWENPNCFNPDRFLTSNVDVKGKDFELIPFGSGRRSCPGASLALQVLHLTLARILHAFEFTKPIDDQPIDLTESPGLTIPKATPLDVLVAPRLSANLYGC
- the LOC101267878 gene encoding protein JINGUBANG-like, producing the protein MSSTTNNDDEFNVQKSKFSEYDRVSCENSPMNMSPWNQSCNLNATNDDDNDDVTKNNRKICLIGSLVREEGHIYSLATKNDLLYTGSDSKNIRVWKDMKEFSAFKSNSGLVKAIIISGDKIFTGHQDGKVRVWKVQPNNPSSFKPAGTLPTFFDIFKASIRPSNYFMSAKHNKASIWIKHWDAISCLSMDHNHGLLYSASWDRTFKVWRADSSKCLESVKAHEDAVNSVVASADGVVYTGSADGTVKIWQREFTPKTIRHVLVHTLLNQECAVTALAVNKSGSVVYCGSSDGVVNFWEKEKKSWTHGGVLKGHKLAVLCLESAGNLVFSGSADKNICVWRKEGCVHTCLSMLTGHNGPVKCLAVEQDKESTTSDKKWVLYSGSLDKSVKVWSVSEMAPIMHNGEVQ